The following proteins are encoded in a genomic region of Streptomyces sp. NBC_01723:
- a CDS encoding DUF3180 domain-containing protein, translated as MKELRIRVLAGVFVVAGVLSWAGARLWNSVGTLPSVPLAAPVVLALIAVILLATALSLRARLKAQRERVPGAKGVDPMMAARAVVFAQASALVAALVAGMYGGTGVFLLEYLDIPARRDQSIYAGLSVVAGIGVIAAAVFMERVCKLPEDEDDDHPGAATAA; from the coding sequence GTGAAAGAGCTGCGCATCAGGGTGCTGGCCGGCGTCTTCGTCGTCGCCGGTGTCCTGTCCTGGGCCGGCGCCCGCCTGTGGAACTCGGTGGGGACCCTGCCGAGCGTCCCCCTGGCCGCCCCGGTGGTCCTCGCCCTGATCGCGGTGATCCTGCTGGCCACGGCGCTCTCGCTCCGCGCCCGCCTCAAGGCGCAGCGGGAGCGCGTTCCGGGCGCCAAGGGCGTCGACCCGATGATGGCGGCCCGCGCGGTCGTCTTCGCCCAGGCCAGCGCCCTGGTGGCCGCCCTCGTCGCCGGTATGTACGGCGGTACGGGCGTCTTCCTGCTGGAGTACCTGGACATCCCGGCCCGCCGCGACCAGTCCATCTACGCCGGCCTCTCGGTGGTGGCGGGCATCGGCGTCATAGCGGCCGCGGTCTTCATGGAGCGGGTCTGCAAGCTCCCGGAGGACGAGGACGACGACCACCCGGGCGCGGCGACGGCGGCGTGA
- the folK gene encoding 2-amino-4-hydroxy-6-hydroxymethyldihydropteridine diphosphokinase, with product MSAPFAKGPSDPTVQPVPASVIEQVDAADTTLSNPKRAVIALGANLGNRLETLQGAIDALEDTPGVRVKGVSQVYETEPWGVAPDSQPSYFNAVVVVKTTLPPSSLLERAHAVEEAFHRVRDEHWGPRTLDVDIVAYAEVVSDDPQLTLPHPRAHERAFVLAPWLDVDPEARLPGKGTVADLLDTVTRDGVAPRADLELRLPE from the coding sequence ATGAGCGCCCCCTTCGCCAAGGGTCCCAGCGACCCGACCGTACAGCCGGTGCCCGCCTCCGTCATCGAGCAGGTCGACGCCGCGGACACGACGCTGTCCAACCCCAAGCGCGCCGTGATCGCACTCGGCGCCAACCTGGGCAACCGCCTGGAGACCCTCCAGGGCGCCATCGACGCCCTGGAGGACACGCCCGGCGTGCGCGTCAAAGGGGTGTCGCAGGTGTACGAGACGGAGCCGTGGGGCGTCGCCCCCGACAGCCAGCCGTCGTACTTCAACGCGGTCGTGGTCGTGAAGACCACCCTGCCCCCGTCCTCCCTGCTGGAGCGCGCGCACGCGGTCGAGGAGGCCTTCCACCGGGTCCGCGACGAGCACTGGGGCCCGCGCACCCTGGACGTCGACATCGTCGCCTACGCCGAGGTCGTCTCCGACGACCCGCAGCTCACCCTCCCCCACCCGCGTGCCCACGAACGCGCCTTCGTGCTCGCCCCCTGGCTCGACGTGGACCCCGAGGCCCGGCTGCCCGGAAAGGGCACCGTCGCCGACCTTCTGGACACCGTCACCCGCGACGGCGTCGCGCCCCGCGCCGACCTGGAACTCCGGCTGCCCGAGTAG
- the folB gene encoding dihydroneopterin aldolase, with translation MDRVALRGLKARGHHGVFPKEREDGQTFLVDLVLGLDTRPAAADDDLAKTVHYGIVAEEVVAVVEGEPVNLVETLAERIAQVCLKHEGVQEVEVCVHKPDAPITVPFDDVTVTIIRSRV, from the coding sequence GTGGATCGTGTCGCGCTGCGCGGCCTCAAGGCCCGCGGGCACCACGGTGTGTTCCCCAAGGAACGCGAGGACGGCCAGACCTTCCTCGTCGACCTCGTCCTGGGCCTGGACACCCGGCCGGCCGCCGCCGACGACGACCTGGCGAAGACCGTGCACTACGGCATCGTGGCCGAGGAGGTCGTGGCCGTCGTGGAGGGCGAGCCCGTCAACCTCGTCGAGACGCTCGCCGAGCGCATCGCCCAGGTCTGTCTGAAGCACGAAGGGGTGCAGGAGGTCGAGGTCTGCGTCCACAAGCCGGACGCGCCGATCACCGTCCCCTTCGACGACGTGACCGTCACCATCATCCGGAGCCGTGTATGA
- a CDS encoding nuclear transport factor 2 family protein, whose amino-acid sequence MNAPHLDVEQVESANTAFYEALEQGDFDKVSAFWLTPSDLGVDETYHDPADTGVVSCVHPGWPVLTGRGEVLRSYALIMANTDYIQFFLTDVHVSVTGDTALVTCTENILSGGPAPDGDEELGPLVGQLVVATNTFRRTPAGWKLWSHHASPVLAETDDESEDTPS is encoded by the coding sequence GTGAACGCCCCGCACCTCGACGTCGAACAGGTCGAGTCCGCCAACACCGCCTTCTACGAGGCGCTGGAACAGGGCGATTTCGACAAGGTCTCCGCGTTCTGGCTCACCCCGTCCGACCTGGGAGTCGACGAGACGTACCACGACCCGGCCGACACCGGCGTGGTCTCCTGCGTGCACCCCGGCTGGCCGGTGCTCACCGGCCGCGGCGAGGTGCTCCGCTCCTACGCCCTGATCATGGCGAACACCGACTACATCCAGTTCTTCCTCACCGACGTCCACGTCTCCGTCACCGGCGACACCGCCCTGGTCACCTGTACCGAGAACATCCTCAGCGGCGGCCCCGCCCCGGACGGCGACGAGGAGCTGGGCCCGCTCGTCGGCCAGCTCGTGGTCGCCACGAACACGTTCCGGCGTACGCCCGCCGGCTGGAAGCTCTGGTCGCACCACGCCTCCCCCGTACTCGCGGAGACCGACGACGAGAGCGAGGACACACCTTCCTGA
- the folP gene encoding dihydropteroate synthase encodes MSKQTGPRRHHLAGLTAWDRCAVMGVVNVTPDSFSDGGRFFDTTAAIKRGLDLVAQGADLVDVGGESTRPGATRVDEDEELRRVVPVVRGLASEGVTVSVDTMRASVAAQALASGAALVNDVSGGLADPRMIPVVADAAAPFVVMHWRGLLEAGNVKGVYEDVVTEVVDELRARVEAVLEGGISPDRVVVDPGLGFSKDAEHDLVLLAHLDRLLGLGHPLLVAASRKRFLGRVLAAGPQATPPPARERDAATAAVSALAAHAGAWAVRVHEVRATADAVRVARAVEGAR; translated from the coding sequence ATGAGCAAGCAGACCGGCCCCCGCCGCCACCACCTGGCGGGCCTCACCGCATGGGACCGCTGCGCGGTCATGGGGGTCGTCAACGTGACCCCCGACTCCTTCTCCGACGGCGGTCGCTTCTTCGACACCACGGCCGCCATCAAGCGCGGCCTCGACCTGGTGGCCCAGGGCGCCGACCTCGTGGACGTCGGCGGCGAGTCCACCCGCCCCGGCGCCACCCGCGTCGACGAGGACGAGGAACTCCGCCGCGTGGTCCCCGTGGTCCGCGGCCTCGCCTCCGAGGGCGTCACGGTCTCCGTCGACACCATGCGCGCCTCGGTCGCCGCCCAGGCCCTCGCCTCGGGCGCCGCCCTCGTCAACGACGTCAGCGGCGGCCTGGCCGACCCCCGGATGATCCCGGTGGTCGCCGACGCCGCCGCCCCCTTCGTCGTCATGCACTGGCGCGGCCTCCTGGAGGCGGGCAACGTCAAGGGCGTCTACGAGGACGTGGTCACCGAGGTCGTCGACGAGCTGCGCGCACGCGTGGAGGCCGTCCTGGAGGGCGGCATCTCCCCCGACCGCGTCGTCGTCGACCCCGGCCTGGGCTTCTCCAAGGACGCCGAGCACGACCTGGTCCTCCTCGCCCACCTGGACCGCCTCCTGGGCCTCGGCCACCCCCTCCTCGTCGCCGCCTCCCGCAAACGGTTCCTCGGCCGCGTCCTCGCCGCCGGCCCCCAGGCCACCCCGCCCCCCGCGCGGGAGCGCGACGCGGCCACGGCCGCCGTCTCCGCCCTCGCCGCGCACGCCGGCGCGTGGGCCGTCCGCGTACACGAGGTCCGCGCCACGGCCGACGCCGTACGGGTCGCCCGCGCCGTCGAAGGAGCCCGGTGA
- a CDS encoding phosphatidylglycerol lysyltransferase domain-containing protein: protein MSGRVPAGPTRVRRLPRGPRPENVPLLVGRACALVGLLDIAAGVFPRFRHSRMHALAEVLPGSFGPFAAALSLSAGVLLLLLAHGLKRRKRRAWRAAVALLPVGAVAQFGYRHSILGVLISLALLAPLLRHRDQFAALPDPRSRWRALANFVLMGAGSLALGLLIVNAHPHRMIGAPSLADRITHVLYGLFGVEGPVAYAGNTSWTVAFSLGALGLLTAVTTIYLAFRPEHPAARLTEEDESRLRALLARHGGRDSLGHFALRRDKAVVFSPSGKAAVTYRVVSGVMLASGDPIGDVEAWPGAIERFMDEARAHSWTPAVMGCSETGGEVWTRETGLDALELGDEAVVDVPDFSLAGRAMRNVRQMVKRIERAGYETRVRRVADLPDAELDRVRRAADAWRGTDTERGFSMALGRVGDPADGDCLIATAHKQDAEPGEYGDLKAVLHFVPWGGDGVSLDLMRRDRAADPGMNELLIVAALQAAPKLGIARVSLNFAMFRAALARGEKIGAGPVLRAWRGLLVFLSRWFQIESLYKFNAKFRPRWEPRFVVYRSSSDLPRIGFAAMQAEGFVTLTPPLPPSLRRRTRARRPCAHGDPHVA, encoded by the coding sequence ATGTCGGGTCGGGTTCCGGCAGGACCCACCCGCGTACGTCGACTGCCGCGCGGCCCTCGTCCGGAGAACGTGCCGCTCCTCGTCGGCCGCGCCTGCGCGCTCGTCGGCCTGCTGGACATCGCCGCCGGGGTCTTCCCGCGCTTCCGGCACAGCCGGATGCACGCCCTCGCCGAGGTACTGCCGGGCTCGTTCGGCCCGTTCGCAGCGGCCCTCTCCCTCAGCGCCGGCGTCCTGCTGCTCCTCCTCGCCCACGGCCTCAAACGCCGCAAGCGCCGGGCGTGGCGGGCCGCGGTGGCCCTCCTCCCGGTGGGCGCCGTCGCCCAGTTCGGCTACCGCCACTCGATCCTCGGCGTACTGATCTCCCTCGCGCTGCTCGCGCCCCTGCTGCGCCACCGCGACCAGTTCGCGGCCCTGCCCGACCCGCGCAGCCGCTGGCGGGCACTGGCCAACTTCGTCCTCATGGGGGCCGGTTCGCTCGCCCTCGGCCTCCTGATCGTCAACGCCCACCCGCACCGGATGATCGGCGCCCCGAGTCTGGCCGACCGCATCACCCACGTCCTGTACGGCCTGTTCGGCGTGGAGGGCCCGGTCGCCTACGCGGGCAACACCTCCTGGACGGTCGCCTTCTCCCTCGGCGCGCTCGGCCTGCTGACCGCCGTGACCACCATCTACCTGGCCTTCCGCCCCGAACACCCGGCGGCGCGCCTCACCGAGGAGGACGAGTCCCGCCTGCGCGCCCTCCTCGCCCGGCACGGCGGCCGCGACTCCCTCGGCCACTTCGCGCTCCGCCGCGACAAGGCGGTGGTCTTCTCCCCCAGCGGCAAGGCGGCCGTCACCTACCGCGTCGTCTCGGGCGTGATGCTGGCCAGTGGCGACCCGATCGGCGACGTCGAGGCGTGGCCGGGCGCGATCGAACGCTTCATGGACGAGGCGCGCGCCCACTCCTGGACACCGGCCGTGATGGGCTGTTCCGAGACCGGCGGTGAGGTGTGGACCCGCGAGACCGGGCTCGACGCGCTGGAACTGGGGGACGAGGCGGTGGTGGACGTCCCGGATTTCTCCCTCGCCGGCCGCGCGATGCGCAACGTACGCCAGATGGTCAAGCGCATCGAGCGGGCCGGTTACGAGACCCGGGTACGGCGCGTGGCTGACCTCCCCGACGCCGAACTGGACCGCGTCCGCCGCGCCGCGGACGCGTGGCGGGGCACCGACACCGAGCGCGGCTTCTCGATGGCCCTGGGCCGGGTCGGCGACCCGGCCGACGGCGACTGCCTGATCGCGACCGCGCACAAGCAGGACGCCGAGCCGGGCGAGTACGGCGATCTGAAGGCCGTCCTGCACTTCGTCCCGTGGGGCGGCGACGGGGTGTCCCTGGACCTCATGCGCCGCGACCGCGCGGCCGACCCCGGCATGAACGAGCTGCTGATCGTGGCCGCGCTCCAGGCGGCGCCGAAGCTGGGCATCGCGCGGGTCTCGCTGAACTTCGCGATGTTCCGCGCGGCGCTCGCGCGCGGCGAGAAGATCGGCGCGGGCCCGGTCCTGCGCGCCTGGCGCGGCCTGCTCGTGTTCCTGTCCCGCTGGTTCCAGATCGAGTCCCTGTACAAGTTCAACGCGAAGTTCCGCCCCCGCTGGGAGCCGCGCTTCGTGGTCTACCGCTCCTCGTCCGACCTCCCCCGCATCGGCTTCGCCGCGATGCAGGCCGAGGGCTTCGTCACCCTCACCCCACCCCTTCCCCCGTCCCTGCGCCGCCGCACAAGAGCCCGCCGCCCCTGCGCCCACGGGGACCCGCACGTGGCTTGA
- a CDS encoding alpha/beta hydrolase, with product MGLTSDKVLALAVLAGVLLFAGTVWLWPRLARSGIRAVLGRVGLLFATQLAVFAAVGLVANQSFGFYGSWADLFGREDGRGVVVDHAAGSSPGPLRVVGDRRVTKAGGGRPETGGRIEEIEVVGRTTGIATPAYVYLPPEYFQARHRVRTFPAAVVLTGYPGTAEALVDKLHYPRTALESARAGRMRPMILVMLRPTVAPPRDTECVDVPGGPRTETFFAKDLPEAVGAHYRVAEGRGSWGVVGNSTGGYCALKLAVHHPEVFGAGAGLSAYYDAPNDPTTGDLFQGDRERENHANLWWYLKNRPAPDTSLLVTSSRSGETNYKDTLKFIERVKSRKPTRISSIILESGGHNFNTWRREIPATLEWLGQRLGGRPA from the coding sequence ATGGGTCTCACGAGCGACAAGGTGCTGGCGTTGGCGGTACTGGCCGGCGTGCTGCTGTTCGCCGGCACGGTGTGGCTGTGGCCGCGGCTGGCCCGCAGCGGCATACGCGCGGTGCTGGGGCGCGTGGGCCTGCTGTTCGCGACCCAGTTGGCCGTCTTCGCGGCGGTCGGTCTGGTGGCCAACCAGTCCTTCGGGTTCTACGGCAGCTGGGCCGACCTCTTCGGCCGGGAGGACGGCCGGGGCGTGGTCGTGGACCACGCGGCCGGTTCTTCCCCGGGGCCGCTGCGGGTCGTGGGGGACAGACGGGTGACGAAGGCGGGAGGGGGCAGGCCCGAGACGGGCGGGCGGATCGAGGAGATCGAGGTCGTCGGGCGTACGACGGGGATCGCGACACCCGCGTACGTGTATCTGCCGCCGGAGTACTTCCAGGCCCGGCACCGCGTCCGTACGTTTCCCGCGGCCGTCGTCCTGACCGGGTACCCGGGGACCGCCGAGGCCCTGGTGGACAAGCTCCACTATCCGCGCACGGCACTGGAGTCGGCCCGGGCCGGACGGATGCGGCCGATGATCCTGGTGATGCTGCGGCCGACGGTCGCGCCGCCCCGGGACACGGAATGCGTGGACGTGCCGGGCGGCCCCCGGACGGAGACGTTCTTCGCGAAGGATCTTCCCGAGGCGGTGGGCGCCCACTACCGCGTGGCCGAGGGGCGCGGGAGCTGGGGTGTCGTCGGCAACTCGACGGGCGGCTACTGCGCGCTGAAACTCGCCGTGCACCATCCCGAGGTATTCGGCGCCGGGGCCGGGCTCTCCGCGTACTACGACGCGCCGAACGACCCCACCACCGGTGATCTCTTCCAGGGCGACAGGGAACGGGAGAACCACGCGAATCTGTGGTGGTATCTCAAGAACAGGCCCGCGCCGGACACTTCCCTGCTCGTGACCAGCAGCAGGTCGGGCGAGACGAACTACAAGGACACGCTGAAGTTCATCGAGCGGGTCAAGAGCAGGAAGCCGACCCGGATCTCTTCGATCATCCTGGAAAGCGGCGGGCACAACTTCAATACCTGGCGGCGGGAGATTCCCGCGACGCTGGAGTGGCTCGGTCAGCGGCTGGGTGGGCGCCCGGCGTGA